A part of Cervus elaphus chromosome 11, mCerEla1.1, whole genome shotgun sequence genomic DNA contains:
- the CCDC183 gene encoding coiled-coil domain-containing protein 183 — translation MKIHNEAEMEEQIQELKTITRLQDQCRALQIQSVKEKTVKNKATLALLRSNIRRKSQEWALAKKYDQWTISRACGKDVPLRLANSRCTMEVAREKLRKYVFDRVNVHNVLIHLVRRRGRKLESMQLELAGLKSQPDATKEELRLRQVIRQLENNIEKTTIKITTSQNIHFLYMDLLDHLKKKLAGYPTELDKLQNLVANYCMELSDMTVMSKDAMMITDEVKMNMSQGEATFIEERRARENRLNQQKKLIDKIHTKETSEKYRRGRQDLDFPSNLMGPETLKVRKREASKADVEYQTNVTALVEKVKTAVQCSHLWDIAGRFLAQKSTEEDLELQMEDCEERRAQLEALMKKLEIEEAMLKFHQTPSSVSFKSVEKKMKDMLKEEEDRLQLAHSNMTKSQKLLLTIQTGIDNLYIRLMGIPLPTGQKEAAPSTTLDTYSKLAYCEGRLLYLADRVQILAGTEEVNTKVRDALESSTLKEKQNTRISFEEMEEDVIETFQFADVDHSYVPSRAEIKRQGQRLIEEKLKVAKKKKK, via the exons ATGAAGATCCACAACGAGGCGGAGATGGAGGAGCAGATCCAGGAGCTGAAGACCATCACTCGGCTCCAGG ACCAATGTCGGGCGCTGCAGATCCAGTCGGTAAAGGAGAAGACAGTCAAGAACAAAGCCACGCTGGCTCTCCTGCGCAGCAACATCCGCCGCAAGTCCCAGGAGTGGGCTTTGGCCAAGAAG TACGACCAGTGGACCATCTCCAGGGCCTGTGGGAAGGACGTGCCCCTGAGGCTGGCGAACAGCCGCTGCACCATGGAG GTGGCGCGGGAGAAGCTGCGCAAGTATGTTTTCGACCGCGTGAACGTGCACAACGTGCTGATCCACTTGGTGCGGAGGCGCGGGCGGAAGCTGGAGAGTATGCAGCTGGAGCTTGCCGGCCTGAAGAGCCAGCCGGACGCCACCAAGGAGGAGCTGCGCCTGCGGCAG GTCATCCGTCAGCTGGAGAACAACATAGAAAAGACGACGATCAAGATCACCACAAGCCAAAATATCCACTTCCTGTACATGGATCTGCTGGACCACCTGAAAAAG AAGCTGGCAGGATACCCTACAGAGTTGGACAAGCTGCAGAATCTCGTGGCCAACTATTGCATGGAGCTGTCAGACATGACAGTCATGTCCAAGGATGCCATGATGATTACAGATGAGGTCAAG ATGAACATGAGTCAAGGGGAGGCCACCTTCATCGAGGAGCGCCGGGCACGAGAGAACCGGCTGAACCAGCAGAAGAAGCTGATCGACAAGATCCACACCAAGGAGACCAGCGAGAAGTACCGCCGG ggCCGGCAGGACTTGGACTTCCCCTCCAACCTGATGGGTCCAGAAACTCTGAAAG TGAGGAAGAGAGAGGCCTCCAAGGCTGACGTCGAATACCAGACGAACGTGACTGCTCTGGTGGAGAAGGTCAAGACTGCTGTGCAGTGCTCCCACCTCTGG GACATTGCTGGCCGGTTCCTGGCTCAGAAGAGCACGGAGGAGGACCTGGAGCTGCAGATGGAGGACTGTGAGGAGAGGCGGGCGCAGCTGGAGGCCTTGATGAAGAAGCTGGAGATAGAGGAGGCCATGCTCAAGTTCCACCAGACGCCCAGCTCCGTCAG CTTTAAGTCtgttgagaagaaaatgaaagatatgctGAAGGAGGAGGAAGACCGGCTGCAGCTGGCTCACAGCAACATGACCAAGAGTCAGAAGCTACTGCTGACCATCCAGACTGGCATCGACAACCTCTACATCCGCCTGATGGGCATCCCCCTGCCCACGGGCCAG AAGGAAGCAGCGCCCTCGACCACCCTGGACACGTACAGCAAGCTGGCGTACTGCGAAGGGAGGCTGCTGTACCTGGCTGACCGAGTGCAGATCCTGGCCGGGACGGAGGAG GTCAACACCAAGGTGAGGGATGCTCTGGAGTCCTCCACCCTGAAGGAGAAGCAGAACACCAGGATCAGCTTTGAGGAGATGGAGGAGGATGTCATAG AAACCTTCCAGTTCGCCGACGTGGACCACAGTTATGTGCCCTCGCGGGCCGAGATCAAGAGGCAGGGTCAGCGGCTGATCGAGGAGAAGCTCAAGGTggccaagaagaagaagaagtga
- the TMEM141 gene encoding transmembrane protein 141 isoform X2, with amino-acid sequence MVNLGLSRVDDAVASKHPGLGEYAACQSNAFVKGVSTFVTGTGATFGLQMLVQRRLPFPFQWKVLVAVVAGSVASYWVTRVESQKCSNLWLFLETGQLPRDMHTEEGS; translated from the exons ATGGTGAACCTGGGCCTGTCCCGGGTGGACGACGCCGTGGCCAGCAAGCACCCG GGACTAGGTGAATACGCCGCGTGCCAGTCGAACGCTTTCGTGAAGGGCGTTTCCACCTTTGTCACAG GTACCGGTGCGACCTTCGGCCTGCAGATGCTGGTCCAGAGGAGGCTTCCATTCCCCTTTCAGTGGAAGGTGCTGGTGGCTGTGG TCGCAGGCTCAGTGGCCAGCTACTGGGTGACCCGCGTAGAGTCGCAGAAATGCAGCAACCTCTGGCTCTTCCTGGAGACAGGGCAGCTCCCCAGAGACATGCACACAG AGGAAGGCTCCTGA
- the TMEM141 gene encoding transmembrane protein 141 isoform X1 encodes MVNLGLSRVDDAVASKHPGLGEYAACQSNAFVKGVSTFVTGTGATFGLQMLVQRRLPFPFQWKVLVAVVAGSVASYWVTRVESQKCSNLWLFLETGQLPRDMHTDRRS; translated from the exons ATGGTGAACCTGGGCCTGTCCCGGGTGGACGACGCCGTGGCCAGCAAGCACCCG GGACTAGGTGAATACGCCGCGTGCCAGTCGAACGCTTTCGTGAAGGGCGTTTCCACCTTTGTCACAG GTACCGGTGCGACCTTCGGCCTGCAGATGCTGGTCCAGAGGAGGCTTCCATTCCCCTTTCAGTGGAAGGTGCTGGTGGCTGTGG TCGCAGGCTCAGTGGCCAGCTACTGGGTGACCCGCGTAGAGTCGCAGAAATGCAGCAACCTCTGGCTCTTCCTGGAGACAGGGCAGCTCCCCAGAGACATGCACACAG ATCGGCGTAGCTAG